A window from Malania oleifera isolate guangnan ecotype guangnan chromosome 7, ASM2987363v1, whole genome shotgun sequence encodes these proteins:
- the LOC131159984 gene encoding cytochrome P450 89A2-like, whose translation MGTWFIIITSLCIPALLKLLFDLLSTPDSNLKHTKIKGKLPPGPFTFPIIGNFLWLRKTFSDLEPILRNLHAKYGPVVTLPIGLRPAIFVRSHSLAHQALVQNGAVFTDRPAALPTENLVSSNQHNINTAAYGPTWRVLRRNLAYEMLHPSRLKSFSHARSRALHILVSFLKSHSQCGDCQLANHFQYSMFCVLVFMCFGDNVDEKKIREIEMVVRELLVSLEGFGILDFWPRLGKILFWNRWKELKRLWKAQEDLLVPLIRAITTKDNQHQQAPTYVETLIDLELPEEKRKLKEGEMVTLCSEFLAAGTDTTWTALEWIMANLVKHPHVQEKLFAEIKEVAGGAEVIKEEELERMPYLKAVVLEGLRRHPPAHFVLPHAVTEETTLGGYVVPRNATVNFLVAEMGWDPEVWEDPMGFKPERFVEDGKVVFDIAGSKEIKAMPFGVGRRMCPGSGLAMLHLEYFVANLVWNFEWASVEGDGVDLSEKYEFTTMMKYPLRASLSSRHK comes from the coding sequence ATGGGGACCTGGTTTATCATCATCACATCCCTTTGCATCCCTGCGCTTCTCAAGCTCCTCTTTGACCTTCTCTCAACTCCAGACTCCAATCTTAAACACACTAAAATCAAAGGTAAGCTCCCTCCGGGGCCATTCACTTTTCCCATCATAGGCAACTTCTTATGGCTTCGCAAAACCTTCTCCGACCTCGAGCCCATCCTTCGAAACCTCCACGCCAAGTACGGCCCCGTCGTCACCCTCCCCATCGGCCTTCGTCCTGCCATCTTCGTTCGTAGCCACTCCCTCGCCCACCAAGCCTTGGTCCAAAATGGAGCCGTCTTTACTGACCGCCCCGCCGCTCTCCCCACTGAAAACTTAGTTAGTAGCAACCAACACAACATCAACACGGCCGCGTATGGCCCCACCTGGCGTGTCCTCCGCCGCAACCTCGCTTACGAAATGCTCCATCCTTCGCGCTTGAAGTCCTTCTCTCATGCCCGCTCGCGGGCCTTGCACATCCTCGTCAGCTTCCTTAAGTCCCATTCTCAGTGTGGAGATTGTCAACTCGCGAACCATTTCCAATACTCCATGTTCTGCGTGTTGGTTTTCATGTGTTTCGGCGACAATGTCGACGAGAAGAAGATTAGGGAGATTGAAATGGTGGTTCGCGAACTGTTGGTATCCTTGGAGGGATTTGGTATTCTTGATTTCTGGCCGAGATTGGGGAAAATCCTATTTTGGAATCGTTGGAAGGAGCTCAAGAGGCTTTGGAAGGCTCAAGAAGACTTGTTGGTCCCTTTAATAAGAGCCATAACAACGAAAGATAACCAACATCAGCAAGCACCTACATACGTGGAAACCTTGATAGATCTTGAACTCCCAGAGGAGAAGAGAAAGcttaaagaaggagaaatggtgACTTTGTGCTCGGAGTTTTTGGCCGCCGGCACAGACACCACGTGGACGGCGCTGGAGTGGATCATGGCCAATTTGGTGAAACACCCACATGTTCAAGAAAAGCTCTTTGCAGAGATTAAAGAGGTTGCGGGTGGCGCAGAAGTGATAAAAGAAGAGGAGCTAGAGAGGATGCCATATCTGAAAGCGGTGGTGTTGGAAGGGCTACGGCGGCACCCGCCAGCTCACTTCGTGTTGCCTCACGCCGTGACGGAAGAGACGACATTAGGGGGCTATGTTGTGCCCAGAAACGCGACGGTGAATTTCTTGGTGGCGGAGATGGGGTGGGATCCGGAGGTGTGGGAGGATCCGATGGGTTTCAAGCCGGAGAGGTTTGTGGAGGATGGGAAAGTGGTGTTTGATATCGCTGGGAGCAAGGAGATAAAGGCGATGCCGTTTGGGGTGGGGCGGAGAATGTGTCCTGGGTCAGGATTGGCCATGCTCCATTTGGAGTACTTTGTAGCCAATTTGGTTTGGAATTTCGAATGGGCGAGTGTGGAGGGAGATGGGGTTGATCTGTCTGAGAAGTATGAGTTTACAACTATGATGAAGTATCCATTAAGGGCCTCCTTGTCCTCTAGGCACAAATGA